The window AGTTGCAGTTGTTTTCATGAGCTAAGGAATGCTGAGCCAGAAAGAACTCAGCGCCACAGACAAGTCAGGTAGGAAGCGAGGGAAGTATCAGTAGGCGAAATGACCTCAACACAGAAATTAGGCAGCTCCTTATTCTGCATTACAAAGTCTGCACGTGGCTTTAGCCTTTTTCCATTCAGATTCCTCATACACGCAACTTGCGGTTATCATCACCTGCCATCTACTAACAACCCCCTACCCCCCATTTAGCTACatacttaaaaagaaagtaagtaTACTTCTTGCTGTCCACCCTCCTTCCTTCAAGACTTCTAGAGGATACTCAAAGCCTTGCTTCACCCTTACCTTCAATGATCAGAGGTTGAATGTGTCAGCCTTCTTACACTCCCACTAATTTAGATACCATTACTCCCTTCATAACACCTGGAACACCTGCCCAGTCTGCACGTTTGACTTCTAAAGTAGCATGAAGTGCATGGGAGGAGTTGATCAACTTGGATTGTTATTTAATAGCTGTTTTGCAGAAATGCCTACAGGCATTAATTAAGATCAAGGTGCTAAACACAAAGAAGACTTACAATGAAAAATAGTCCCTGCCCAAGAGAGTTCATAATTCACTTTATAACAAGTTACAACAGGTGGATGAGATAAATTaactggagggagggagagagaaataaaacaagctCCTTCTTCAAGCATGTTCTGGACAGTGTGGATCATTTTCatgtatatatttacaaatacagaTATGCTCATTTTGCCAAAGATGTTAATTTCTCTCTAATCTTAAAAGTTATCTCCGGTATGTCATAAAACTCTCCTTCCAAAGCAACACATATCTATGagatttcttcttctccttgtgTGTTGGATGTGCTATATCCAGAAAATCATCAGTTCTGTATCCTTCCCTTGTCAAGGGCACCAAAATCTGTTACTATGTATTGATTGCTTTTCAGCAGAGCAAGGGATAAAGGCAATTTTTCCGCATTTTatggttaaaattaaaatacctcCAATAAAAGTAGGAGCTGGACCATATCACTCCCTGTGGAATTAATTGTAAAATTGGTTATTATGAAGCTGTGTTAAAGCGTGAACAGATCTTGGTAACAATCAGACATGAAAGTTTAGGAGACCTTAATATCCAACAggcttatttttccattaaaaatcgGGAATACATAATGTTGTAGGTGGAGATAAAGGTCAATTTGATTCATTTCAGCCTGTCACGTTTTATGAATAAATCTATTATCTCTAGTAATAGTCCTTAACAAGATATTTCTATCTGGTTTCCACCAATTTTACATTACTGAAAACCATCCATGAAATAATTAAGGCCTACTTCTACTGTCACTACAAATGCTTTCCTATTACATTGTGCGCTGTGCTGTTCTTTATACTATGCAAAAGTAGCATAAAATGCTGCCAAAGCAGAAATCTTACTACATGGCCTTAGGGATAGTAACTTACCCCTACTTTTCTATAGATATAAAATCACTTTCCTATACAAACAGGCCACTTCCTCCAAAAAGAGTCATCTGCAAGATCAGGATGTAAATAACTAACAAAgataaaaacaatgaaacattAATCTCAGATGTAAACCAATGAGAATTTTGCTGTTTTTAGCAGGACTATAATGACTATCTTAACAGTTTATGAACATAAAACCTTGCCTAAAGCACACTGTGAAATCTTTGTTGCTATACAATGTCCTTTTACTAGTAAATTACTTGTatacatcatagaatcatttaggttggaaaagacccttgggatcatcgagtccaaccatcaactccactctacaaagttctccattacaccatatcccttaacaccacatctaaacgagtcttaaacacatccagggatggtgactccaccacccccctggggagcctattccagtgtctgaccactctgtgaggaattttttcttaatgtccagcctaaacctaccctgctgcagcttgaacccattccctcttgttctattgctaattacctgtgagaagagaccagcaccaacctctctacagtgtcctttcaagtagttgtaaagagtgatgaggtctcccctcagcctcctcttcctcaaactaaacagtcccagctccttcaatcgctcctcataagatttattctctaggcccttcaccagcttcattgccctgctccgcactcactccagcacctcgatatctctctcatattgaggtgcccagaactggacacaatactcaaggtgtggcctcaccagtgctgagtacagggggacaatcacctccctacttctgctggtcacactatttctaatacaagccaggatgccattggccctcttggccacctgggtacactgctggctcatgttcagccgctcgTCAATAACTCTGATTTCATAATTCTTTGTGATTTAACACATAAAGTCCaatgttttcaatgaaaaaaaaacaaaacaaaacatgattgCCAGAATATTCTTTAATATTCAACACTTTTCAGGAGCTACATCAAGAAACCTGAAAGTCCTCTAGAAAAAATGCAAGGTTAATATTGAAAatgttcccttttctcttttactggaGCCCAGCTGGTCAAAGACTTGGATGACTGTGGTACAATAGAGAAAACGCACACTTTTAACAGCAGACTTCAGTAGCTGTTAGTTATCAGTTAAACGCATGCTTTTATCAGAAAGACTGATTTACTTATTTCTAGCTAGCTAAGATATAGATTAAGATTTTCCTAGTATGCCCTGCTCTGAAGTCAGCAAATCTGGTCCTTTTGTATGCTATTGGTATTTTACGCTGAGCTGGTATACATCCAACACAGGCAGAAGTAGCCATCTAAATTGCCACAGCTGTATGAAAACTAGTAGCAAACACACCTAAGTGAAGagagctgtgggaaggaagaaaatgatgGAGACGTAGCAAGAATATCTGAGACAAACTGCTCCTCCAGGCCTCATCTAAAACCAGTACGCTCTGGAAACAGTAACATATAAAAATGTCTTACTAAACGCTAGTAATTAGTTCTGACTTTGAAAGACTTCACTGCTCAAATCAGGCTTAgatattaaaatgcagaattactTAACATACCCTTGTGCTGTGGGAAACCTCCCTTGTAACTAAGCTAAGTGATGTTTATGTTCATTCAGACCCGAGCACTGCTGCCATCTCTATATGTCAGGCATCTAAAAGACCATTTCATCCACTCACTTATCCTCAGCTCCTCCAGGACTGTCTCCTGTTTCATGGGGACAAGCGAAACGCACGAGTTCGATATGAACAAACAGCCAGGCCCGGGACAACTCTTATTTATGCAACAACAGCAAGAAACCCCGCTCGCACTGCTTCCGTCTCCTCTAACTTCGCCTATATCAGTGTCCGCTGGGGTTCCCGGTGGCGAGGGCGAGGCAGCCCCTGCGCTTTTCCACAGCCGCGGAAGCAGGACAGTGGCCTAGAGCCTACTTTGCTGCGTCACTGCGAGAGATGAGGAGCTGTAAGGCCGCGCACCGACGCTCTGACCGCAGCACCACCCGCGCTGCGCCACCCCGGCCTCCCCGGGGCACCGCTCTTCGCCCAGGCCTCTCCGGCCCCACTCCGGGCGGCCACCAGAGGGACAACCGGCCCCACCATGGCGGCGTCCCCTcagcgcggcggggctggggccgcgCGCAGCGGGTCACGTGGGCGGGGCCACCGCTGCGGAAAGGCGGTTTGGAGCCCGTTGCTAGGCGACGGGAGGGCGCGCGGCGCCAGCGGGCGCGGCCGGGCGAGCGGGGCAGCGTCAGTCGCGGCCCTTCGTcgccccgggggaggcggcgccCGACCCGCACCGGGAGGctttcccggggcgggggggattcCAGCGGGAACGGGCGGCCGGAGAAAGGCGTTGCCGCCTCTACTCGTCGTCCCCCCCACGGGGCGCAGGTGCGCCGTGAGGCGCCGCCGAGCGCTCTCCCGCGCCGCTAGGGGGCGGGGTTAAGAGTGACAGCGCCCACAGCCAGTGAGCGCGCGCGTCCCCGGCGAAGGGGCGGGGCGCTGAGGCCTGCAGGGtgctgccgcccgcccgccgcagcGGGTGAGAGGCTGCTGGCGCCGCCCGCCCGTTGGGCCACGGGCCCGTGGGCGAAGGGCGCGGTATCAGCGGCTTTCCCCGCAGGGGCCGTGTGAGGCAGCGGCTCCACCCCGCGGAGGGAAGAGTGGGGTCGCTCAGGCAGGGCGCGGGCGGAAAGAACGGTACGTCCCCAGCGTTccggaggaggcggtggcggcggcgcctTCCGCAGCCGCGCTTGAGCCCCAGCGTCCGGTAGAGGACGGTAATAAAATCGGGGTCTGCCATGAGTGGCCGTTGCTGCCGGCCAATCGGCGAGGCGGAGCAGGcgctcctccccgcccccgccgcgcggCGGGGCCAATgggggcgcgcggggcggggcgcgcgggGCTAGGCGCGGGCTGGGAGGCGCCTCACCGCCAGATGCGGGGGAGTCGCGACGGCAGCGGCAACGGCAGCGCGTGCGGTGGCGCGCGGGCATGGGGGCGCGGGCTGCTTTCGCCTCCCCGCGCTGAGGGACGTGCCCGCCGGCGAGGCCCAGCGGTAGGCGAGGGGCGGTGGCCGTGGCGGTGGCCGTGGCGGTGAGAGGCGCAGGTGGCCGGCGAGCTGCAGTGTCGGTAGCGGCCGCCGTCGCGTCGCCGGGCGGCAAagcccgccgggccgggggacGTGTGTCGTTCCGCGTCGCGCTGCCTGTGGTCTCCTCCGCAGCCGGGGCGGCAGCGCTGGGCCGGCGCCTTGTGGCCGCTAAAGCCCGGCCGAGGCCCTGGAGAGGTGGGGGGGTCCGGCGTGTGGTAACGCCGGTCGTGTCGTTGGCAGGATCCGAGCGTAGCGCGGCGGCGAGCCTAGCCGCGGGAGCCGGCCTCTGCTCGTGGCAGCCTGCTGTCACCTTCCCTCCTGGCAATGGGGAATGGACTCTCGGACCAGACGCCGATCTTCTCCAGCTTGCCTTCTTTCCAGAGTTTCCACATCGTCATCTTGGGACTGGACTCCGCCGGAAAGACGACCGTGCTCTACAGACTGCAGTTCAATGAGTTTGTCAACACTGTCCCCACTAAAGGATTTAATACGGAGAAAATCAAAGTGACGCTGGGCAACTCGAAGACGGTCACTTTCCACTTCTGGGATGTAGGCGGCCAGGAGAAGCTGAGGCCGCTGTGGAAGTCGTACACAAGGTGCACCGATGGCATCGTGTTTGTGGTGGACTCCGTCGATGTGGAGAGAATGGAGGAGGCCAAAACAGAACTTCACAAAATTACTAGGATATCTGAAAATCAAGGAGTGCCTGTCCTTATCATTGCTAACAAGCAGGACTTGAGGaactctctttccctttctgaaattGAGAAAATGTTAGCAATGAGTGAGCTGAGTTCTTCGACTCCATGGCATTTGCAGCCTACCTGTGCAATCATTGGCGATGGACTCAAAGAGGGACTGGAGAAACTACATGATATGATAATTAAGCGAAGGAAAATGTTgaggcagcagaaaaagaagagatgagtTCTGTTTTGAC of the Larus michahellis chromosome 2, bLarMic1.1, whole genome shotgun sequence genome contains:
- the ARL4A gene encoding ADP-ribosylation factor-like protein 4A produces the protein MGNGLSDQTPIFSSLPSFQSFHIVILGLDSAGKTTVLYRLQFNEFVNTVPTKGFNTEKIKVTLGNSKTVTFHFWDVGGQEKLRPLWKSYTRCTDGIVFVVDSVDVERMEEAKTELHKITRISENQGVPVLIIANKQDLRNSLSLSEIEKMLAMSELSSSTPWHLQPTCAIIGDGLKEGLEKLHDMIIKRRKMLRQQKKKR